The Chitinophagales bacterium genome has a window encoding:
- a CDS encoding PKD domain-containing protein, which translates to MKKLLAFMVALILCQPAFAQTPCGHTVNWTNISSGTNKVLKLDITNAQMSGVQKMHHSIYWGDGNSTNYGVYSTSNSVNHAYQSLGTYNVKLVVTVVDSTNQSLICADSTMIAVNMYSTNPCSVYISAVNDTSNNGNVTFSVSAPPSGSNVTYNWSFGDGSYGTGSSVTHTYTKYGQYYVTLYYSNGYCSATRNITVYPLNGCKGLGNMMTSTVNTSTLTASFMANSQLSLGWGKHMYYQWNFGDGSSTGSSMSNANISHTYSINGNYTVGLITTVVDTATNTVLCADTTARNVQVGSSNGIYGFVQRDTLLSPLSADYKIWLIKFDSATNNLYAVDSLSMSSIYERTYFAFTNKTAGKYRLKAAVTNNPTTGTVSIPTYSDSSLLWSNAYVVVHTQSTVQADIYMRKGVPVSGPGFIGGNVLQGANKGTSNGIQYVNVLLMDANDKVITYAVTDANGEYKFHSLPLGTYKVYPEDMGYATTPYVLDVNTGNPFIQSANFERSESKMTIKPLTTGISDVNRSNLTFKVSPNPAQDAVTIAWGKYSEEKANITITDISGKRAFRTEVNMNQNTLIKIDGLQTGFYFMNVTTDFGNTTQKLIVR; encoded by the coding sequence ATGAAAAAACTTTTGGCATTTATGGTGGCTTTGATATTATGTCAGCCTGCTTTTGCTCAAACCCCTTGCGGTCATACCGTTAACTGGACGAACATTTCCAGCGGCACTAACAAAGTCCTCAAATTAGATATCACAAATGCCCAGATGTCGGGCGTGCAAAAGATGCATCACAGCATTTATTGGGGCGACGGGAATAGCACCAATTATGGTGTTTATTCAACATCAAACTCAGTGAACCATGCTTACCAATCTTTAGGAACCTACAATGTGAAATTAGTGGTCACGGTTGTTGATTCTACAAACCAGTCTTTAATATGTGCAGATTCAACAATGATCGCAGTTAATATGTATTCTACCAATCCGTGTAGTGTGTACATAAGTGCAGTCAATGATACTTCCAATAATGGGAATGTTACTTTTTCGGTCAGTGCTCCTCCCAGTGGCAGTAATGTGACATACAACTGGAGTTTTGGAGATGGGTCTTACGGAACAGGAAGTTCGGTCACTCATACATATACAAAGTATGGACAGTATTATGTTACATTGTATTATTCCAATGGGTATTGCAGCGCAACCCGAAACATAACAGTATATCCTCTGAATGGATGTAAAGGGCTTGGCAATATGATGACCTCAACTGTGAATACCAGTACACTCACAGCAAGTTTTATGGCCAACTCACAACTTTCACTGGGTTGGGGCAAACACATGTATTACCAGTGGAATTTTGGTGACGGAAGTTCTACCGGTTCTTCTATGAGCAACGCTAATATAAGTCATACCTACAGTATTAATGGTAACTATACAGTTGGCTTGATCACAACAGTAGTAGATACAGCTACAAATACTGTACTATGTGCAGATACAACAGCCCGAAATGTTCAGGTAGGCTCAAGCAATGGTATATACGGTTTTGTTCAGAGAGATACTCTGTTGTCACCTCTATCTGCAGATTATAAGATTTGGTTGATAAAATTCGATTCAGCGACAAATAACCTTTATGCGGTCGACTCCTTGAGCATGTCGAGTATATACGAGCGCACATACTTTGCGTTCACTAATAAAACAGCCGGTAAGTACCGCCTGAAAGCTGCTGTTACCAATAATCCTACCACCGGCACTGTCAGCATCCCCACTTACTCTGACTCAAGTCTGTTGTGGAGTAATGCCTATGTTGTAGTTCACACCCAGAGTACAGTACAGGCTGATATCTATATGCGTAAGGGGGTGCCGGTAAGTGGACCCGGGTTTATAGGTGGTAATGTCTTACAGGGCGCCAACAAGGGGACCTCTAATGGCATTCAGTATGTAAACGTACTACTGATGGATGCCAATGATAAAGTAATCACATATGCAGTTACCGATGCGAACGGTGAATACAAGTTCCATAGTCTACCTTTAGGTACTTATAAAGTTTACCCTGAAGACATGGGTTATGCTACGACTCCGTACGTTTTGGATGTTAATACCGGCAATCCCTTTATACAGTCTGCAAACTTTGAACGCTCAGAAAGCAAAATGACGATCAAGCCATTAACGACAGGCATTTCAGATGTTAATAGAAGCAACCTCACCTTTAAGGTGTCTCCCAATCCGGCACAAGACGCAGTGACAATAGCATGGGGCAAATATTCCGAAGAAAAGGCGAATATTACCATTACAGATATAAGCGGTAAAAGGGCATTCAGGACAGAGGTAAATATGAATCAGAATACCTTGATAAAAATAGATGGTCTGCAAACAGGCTTCTACTTCATGAATGTAACTACAGATTTTGGTAATACTACACAGAAGTTGATTGTCAGATAA
- a CDS encoding T9SS type A sorting domain-containing protein, whose translation MRKFLLFMLVCVFSVPTYAQLNCSNVNAAISLSASGATATLTNSSVPTASSTIYTFYTINWGDNVTTYAYNTNANQQHSYTASGTYTVTLYSDVLDSVNNIRCLDTATANISVTVPPLNCNNVNAALYVTPQAGGTQGRLTNNSTPTGGMNLSTQFEIKWGDGNTTYTSSKATQVHTYTANGNYIVWLKITAHDSANNITCVDSMQDSVSITGFGTTLNCSSVNAAFTKTTSGASVTLVNNSTPNIGSGITAVYTYYWGDGSSTVRTNKNNTSHTYSSSGAYTIKLVAGYTYQNIYCVDSTMDSVNIVINVPNIISGNIWVDSTSQLDSYKVWLITFDSNTNILAAVDSQNVAVVAGSGYYVFANKSARNYRTKAARLNGPTSGTGYVPTYHDSSLLWSSANVIAHNGGSTLYKHIYMKKGTVTSGPGFIGGNVLQGANKGTANGIEGLNILLMDANDNIITYAVTDVNGDYQFHNLPVASYKVYPEDLNYATTPYVVNVTSAKPFHQAVNFERSNSKMTINPLVTGIADVNNKELLLQVYPNPAHDVVTISWGVYTDDMANITISDISGKRVFSTQTNMNQNAVISVDGLQTGFYFMNVSTGFGSNTQKLIIK comes from the coding sequence ATGAGAAAATTCCTACTATTTATGTTAGTATGTGTGTTCAGCGTACCGACATATGCACAATTGAACTGCAGCAATGTAAATGCCGCAATTAGCCTGAGTGCCAGTGGAGCTACTGCCACGCTTACCAATAGCAGCGTACCTACCGCAAGTAGCACCATTTATACATTCTACACCATTAATTGGGGTGATAATGTGACTACTTATGCATATAACACTAATGCTAACCAGCAACATTCATACACTGCCTCAGGTACCTATACGGTGACGTTGTATTCAGATGTGCTGGATTCTGTAAATAATATACGCTGCCTGGATACAGCTACAGCCAATATCAGTGTTACCGTTCCTCCGTTGAATTGTAACAACGTAAACGCAGCTTTGTATGTTACTCCCCAGGCCGGTGGTACACAGGGCCGCCTTACTAATAACAGTACACCTACGGGAGGCATGAACCTGTCTACCCAATTTGAGATAAAGTGGGGTGATGGTAATACTACCTATACTTCCAGCAAGGCAACACAGGTGCATACTTATACCGCTAATGGTAACTATATTGTATGGCTGAAGATCACAGCACATGATTCTGCCAATAATATTACATGCGTAGATTCTATGCAGGACTCTGTTTCTATTACCGGCTTCGGAACCACCCTGAACTGCAGCAGCGTAAATGCGGCGTTTACTAAAACGACAAGTGGTGCCAGTGTTACGCTGGTTAACAACAGTACACCTAACATTGGTTCAGGCATAACAGCAGTATATACTTATTATTGGGGTGATGGCTCAAGCACAGTGAGGACGAACAAAAATAATACTTCACACACTTATTCATCATCGGGTGCTTACACCATTAAGCTGGTTGCCGGGTATACGTATCAGAATATTTATTGTGTTGACAGTACAATGGACAGTGTTAATATCGTTATCAATGTACCTAATATCATATCCGGTAATATATGGGTAGATTCTACCAGCCAGTTGGATAGCTATAAAGTATGGCTGATCACTTTCGATTCAAATACTAATATACTGGCTGCAGTTGATTCTCAGAATGTTGCCGTAGTGGCAGGCTCTGGTTATTATGTATTCGCTAATAAGAGCGCACGCAACTATCGCACCAAAGCGGCTCGTCTGAATGGCCCGACATCCGGTACAGGTTATGTACCCACTTATCATGATTCGAGCCTCTTGTGGAGCAGTGCGAATGTGATTGCACATAATGGTGGTAGCACACTGTATAAGCATATTTATATGAAGAAAGGTACTGTTACAAGCGGACCGGGATTCATCGGCGGTAACGTACTGCAGGGAGCTAATAAAGGAACAGCAAATGGTATTGAAGGTCTCAATATCCTGTTGATGGATGCTAACGACAATATTATTACCTACGCGGTAACCGATGTCAACGGCGATTATCAATTTCATAATCTGCCTGTAGCAAGCTACAAGGTGTATCCTGAAGATCTTAACTACGCTACAACACCATACGTTGTAAATGTGACAAGTGCCAAGCCTTTCCACCAGGCAGTAAATTTTGAACGTTCCAATAGCAAAATGACCATTAATCCATTGGTTACAGGTATTGCTGATGTGAACAATAAAGAACTGTTGTTGCAGGTATATCCTAATCCTGCACATGATGTAGTAACGATCAGTTGGGGTGTTTATACTGACGATATGGCGAATATTACCATTTCAGATATAAGCGGTAAAAGGGTATTCAGCACACAAACAAATATGAATCAGAATGCTGTGATAAGTGTAGATGGCCTGCAGACAGGTTTCTATTTCATGAATGTAAGTACCGGCTTTGGTAGTAATACACAGAAGCTGATAATTAAATAG
- a CDS encoding T9SS type A sorting domain-containing protein produces the protein MKNVLLIAMVCLLGFSASAQTGSIGGIVYGDSTKTNQNDTFKVWLIVFNSQTNILSAVDSQIVVGWGQAQYDFKAKPNGSYRTKAAHLNGPTSGTGYLPTYHSSTFMSSPVLWSNASVITHTGTINMGNHIYLAYGTVTNGPGFIGGNVSQGANKGTSSGIPNMTVLLMDANSNPIKFTTTDANGDYSFDNLPFGTYKVYPENLGDATTPASITIDATHTTMNGIIFERSSTNKTITLVTTSVANVSGKTLDLSVYPNPAHNVVNINWGTYTQNVATVVISDVTGKKVYAAQVSMNANTTVDVSSLNSGMYFMSINSANGSNTQKMLIQ, from the coding sequence ATGAAGAACGTTTTACTAATAGCAATGGTTTGTTTGTTAGGCTTTTCTGCTTCTGCACAGACAGGTTCAATAGGCGGCATTGTTTATGGCGACTCTACAAAAACTAATCAGAATGACACTTTTAAGGTATGGCTCATCGTGTTCAATTCGCAAACAAATATCCTTTCTGCTGTTGACTCACAGATTGTAGTTGGCTGGGGACAGGCTCAGTACGATTTTAAAGCAAAGCCAAACGGCAGCTATCGCACAAAAGCAGCTCATCTTAACGGCCCTACCAGCGGTACAGGTTACCTGCCTACATATCACAGTTCCACATTCATGAGTTCTCCTGTATTGTGGAGCAACGCATCTGTTATTACACACACAGGTACGATCAATATGGGTAATCATATATACCTGGCTTACGGTACTGTAACAAACGGTCCGGGCTTTATTGGTGGTAATGTTTCGCAGGGGGCTAACAAAGGAACATCAAGCGGTATACCTAATATGACAGTACTGTTGATGGATGCCAATAGCAACCCCATAAAATTCACTACTACAGATGCTAATGGCGATTACAGTTTTGATAATCTGCCTTTTGGCACTTATAAAGTATACCCTGAAAACCTGGGCGATGCTACAACTCCTGCTTCTATAACAATAGACGCTACGCATACAACAATGAACGGCATCATCTTCGAACGCTCCAGCACGAACAAGACCATTACTTTGGTTACAACGTCTGTTGCTAACGTATCAGGAAAAACGCTGGACCTGTCGGTTTACCCTAACCCGGCTCACAATGTAGTGAACATAAACTGGGGCACTTATACACAAAATGTAGCTACTGTTGTAATATCTGATGTGACAGGTAAAAAAGTATATGCTGCACAGGTAAGCATGAATGCAAATACAACAGTGGATGTATCATCTCTGAACAGCGGTATGTACTTTATGAGTATCAATTCTGCAAACGGCAGCAACACACAAAAAATGCTGATACAATAA